A genome region from Baekduia alba includes the following:
- a CDS encoding lipopolysaccharide biosynthesis protein has protein sequence MAGLLRRDAARDPDSVPWPMAGLLRRDAARDPDSVPWPMAGLLRRLLASTFAYQAPSILSSLLALITLPLYTGHLSTADYGYAENLLTAIIFTSILLRFGIGEAFVRFWFDDEDHARRLDLARTVTAWTLYASTAFCLVALVFAAPLSRLILVDENVGLMRIGIFGLWAFTNLEVANALLRVEERLKTYVIAAVANILLTVTLTVTLVVIRDDGANGYVFGNYGASTVILIALWIVMRDRVSFRPPRRTVALLRFGGPTVPADAAAFALNVLDRTYLIHAQSPDAAGRYGFAAKLSTVVIVAVRGFQAAWPPLAYSVTDEAQAARLYARVTTLYVAVTGTVVCGVLLVGRWAVRALASDPSYYGASAALPWVALGWALYGLVLVLITVAGRAKVTTRNFPATAAGLVVNAVLLVTLVGPLGIAGAGIALCGAYVVIVATLYLLTRHLFAVPFEWARLSAAVAVFTVIGVGGELLLPTQGATGLITRFALLLLVPPALVAARVVTVAELKRLGELRRRGEPATT, from the coding sequence ATGGCCGGGCTGCTTCGCCGCGATGCCGCCCGCGACCCCGATAGCGTGCCGTGGCCGATGGCCGGGCTGCTTCGCCGCGATGCCGCCCGCGACCCCGATAGCGTGCCGTGGCCGATGGCCGGGCTGCTTCGCCGACTTCTAGCGAGCACGTTCGCCTACCAGGCGCCGAGCATCCTCTCGAGCCTGCTGGCGCTCATCACGCTGCCGCTTTACACGGGCCACCTGAGCACGGCCGACTACGGCTACGCCGAGAACCTGCTCACGGCGATCATCTTCACGTCGATCCTGCTGCGCTTCGGGATCGGCGAGGCGTTCGTCCGGTTCTGGTTCGACGACGAGGACCACGCGCGGCGGCTGGACCTCGCCCGCACGGTGACCGCCTGGACGCTGTACGCGTCGACCGCCTTCTGCCTCGTCGCGCTCGTCTTCGCCGCGCCGCTGTCGCGCCTGATCCTCGTCGACGAGAACGTCGGCCTGATGCGGATCGGCATCTTCGGCCTGTGGGCGTTCACGAACCTGGAGGTCGCCAACGCGCTGCTGCGCGTCGAGGAGCGGCTCAAGACCTACGTGATCGCGGCGGTCGCCAACATCCTGCTGACGGTCACGCTGACGGTGACGCTCGTCGTGATCCGCGACGACGGCGCCAACGGCTACGTCTTCGGCAACTACGGCGCGTCGACGGTGATCCTGATCGCCCTGTGGATCGTCATGCGCGACCGCGTGTCGTTCCGGCCGCCGCGCCGGACCGTCGCGCTGCTGCGTTTCGGCGGCCCGACCGTGCCGGCCGACGCGGCGGCGTTCGCGCTCAACGTCCTGGACCGGACCTACCTCATCCACGCGCAGTCCCCGGACGCCGCGGGCCGCTACGGCTTCGCGGCGAAGCTCTCGACGGTCGTGATCGTCGCGGTGCGCGGCTTCCAGGCCGCGTGGCCGCCGCTGGCGTACTCGGTGACCGACGAGGCGCAGGCCGCGCGGCTCTACGCCCGCGTGACGACGCTGTACGTCGCCGTGACCGGCACCGTGGTCTGCGGCGTGCTGCTCGTCGGCCGCTGGGCGGTCCGCGCGCTGGCCAGCGACCCCTCGTACTACGGCGCCAGCGCGGCGCTGCCGTGGGTCGCGCTCGGCTGGGCGCTGTACGGGTTGGTGTTGGTGTTGATCACGGTCGCGGGGCGCGCGAAGGTGACGACCCGGAACTTCCCGGCGACCGCGGCCGGCCTGGTGGTCAACGCGGTGTTGTTGGTGACGTTGGTCGGGCCGCTCGGGATCGCGGGCGCCGGCATCGCGCTGTGCGGCGCCTACGTCGTGATCGTGGCCACGTTGTACCTGTTGACCCGGCACCTGTTCGCGGTCCCGTTCGAGTGGGCGCGCCTGAGCGCCGCGGTGGCCGTCTTCACGGTGATCGGCGTCGGCGGCGAGCTGCTGCTGCCGACCCAGGGCGCGACCGGGCTGATCACGCGCTTCGCGCTGCTGCTGCTCGTCCCGCCGGCGCTCGTCGCGGCGCGCGTCGTGACGGTCGCCGAGCTCAAGCGCCTCGGCGAGCTGCGCCGCCGCGGCGAGCCCGCGACGACCTGA
- a CDS encoding glycosyltransferase, with amino-acid sequence MGVEVSFCVVNTDQRELLVHCLDALAAEREALPFPTEVLVLDNASTDGSAGAARGHATVTEVVALDQRRGKGENDSHLLQRARGRFCLLLNEDSELRPGATATLHRALVEDAEAAAAGAKLLRPDGRVQPSAWRFPTPATALVGALFLHKRLTVQSRGRRTRRVDWAQSAALLVRRDAAREIGWFDPQFFVYSDEVDFCRRLADAGWHTLWVPTAEAIHHEQLSTGAVPERRIVELSRNRDRYMRKHHSAGAAFVVRLLTAWAYAVRAGVATVAPGHDPKRYWRHVTATLRPSRGEGLREAAHEFNRGGPTL; translated from the coding sequence TTGGGCGTCGAGGTCTCCTTCTGCGTCGTGAACACCGACCAGCGCGAGCTGCTGGTCCACTGCCTCGACGCGCTCGCGGCCGAGCGCGAGGCGCTGCCGTTCCCGACCGAGGTGCTCGTCCTCGACAACGCCTCGACCGACGGCTCCGCCGGCGCGGCGAGGGGCCACGCGACCGTGACCGAGGTCGTCGCGCTCGACCAGCGCCGCGGCAAGGGCGAGAACGACAGCCACCTGCTCCAGCGCGCGCGCGGCCGGTTCTGCCTGCTGCTCAACGAGGACTCCGAGCTGCGGCCCGGCGCGACCGCCACGCTGCACCGCGCGCTGGTCGAGGACGCCGAGGCCGCCGCGGCCGGCGCCAAGCTGCTGCGCCCCGATGGCCGCGTGCAGCCGTCGGCCTGGCGCTTCCCGACGCCCGCGACCGCGCTGGTCGGCGCGCTGTTCCTGCACAAGCGGCTCACGGTCCAGTCGCGCGGGCGCCGCACGCGCCGCGTCGACTGGGCGCAGTCCGCCGCGCTGCTCGTCCGCCGCGACGCCGCGCGCGAGATCGGCTGGTTCGACCCGCAGTTCTTCGTCTACTCCGACGAGGTCGACTTTTGCCGCCGCCTGGCCGACGCCGGCTGGCACACGCTCTGGGTGCCGACCGCCGAGGCGATCCACCACGAGCAGCTGTCGACCGGCGCGGTGCCGGAGCGGCGCATCGTCGAGCTCTCCCGCAACCGCGACCGCTACATGCGCAAGCACCACTCGGCGGGCGCCGCGTTCGTCGTCCGGCTGCTCACCGCGTGGGCGTACGCCGTTCGGGCCGGGGTCGCCACGGTCGCCCCCGGGCACGACCCGAAGCGCTACTGGCGCCACGTCACCGCGACGCTGCGCCCCTCGCGCGGCGAGGGCCTGCGCGAAGCGGCCCACGAGTTCAACCGCGGCGGCCCGACGCTCTAG